A window from Lampris incognitus isolate fLamInc1 chromosome 5, fLamInc1.hap2, whole genome shotgun sequence encodes these proteins:
- the marchf1 gene encoding E3 ubiquitin-protein ligase MARCHF8, whose protein sequence is MPVQQISVVPVRETASGNKSAPRSKDKNEVGKAAGRSGSRSGNISKASGSAKTSVTPSPQDICRICHCEGDEECPLITPCRCTGSLRFVHEACLNQWIKSSDTRCCELCKFDFIMETQLKPLSKWEKLQMSKSERRKILCSVLFHLIAIGCVMWSVYVLIKRTAEEIRLGRNGILEWPFWTKLIVVAIGFTGGLIFMYIQCKVYLQLWRRLKAFNRIITVQNCPEKGPSSLCPAPAATLANGKHESVEVPIRSTSVPAPEMETDSDLSVEAAVAPLQNPV, encoded by the exons GTGGGGAAAGCCGCCGGGCGGTCAGGAAGTCGATCCGGTAACATCTCCAAG GCCAGCGGTTCTGCCAAGACGTCGGTCACACCGTCTCCTCAGGACATCTGCAG gatctgccactgtgaaggggacGAGGAGTGCCCGCTGATCACCCCGTGTCGGTGTACAGGGAGCCTACGATTCGTCCACGAGGCCTGTCTCAACCAGTGGATCAAGTCGTCCGACACCCGGTGTTGTGAGCTCTGCAAATTCGACTTCATAATGGAGACACAGCTGAAACCTTTAAGCAAG TGGGAAAAGCTACAGATGTCAAAGAGTGAGAGGAGGAAGATCCTCTGCTCAGTGTTGTTTCACCTGATAGCGATAGGATGTGTGATGTGGTCGGTCTACGTTCTCATCAAGAGGACTGCCGAGGAGATCAGACTCGGTAGAAACG gaATTTTGGAGTGGCCATTCTGGACCAAGCTGATAGTGGTGGCTATAGGCTTCACGGGCGGCCTCATCTTTATGTACATCCAGTGTAAAGTCTACCTGCAGCTTTGGCGCCGCCTCAAAGCCTTCAACCGCATCATCACCGTGCAGAACTGCCCCGAAAAAGGCCCGTCGTCTCTCTGCCCGGCCCCGGCCGCCACGTTGGCCAACGGAAAACACGAAAGTGTGGAAGTACCGATTCGGTCGACCTCCGTCCCCGCtccagagatggagacggattcTGACCTATCGGTGGAGGCTGCTGTAGCGCCCCTGCAAAACCCCGTGTGA
- the tma16 gene encoding translation machinery-associated protein 16, with the protein MPKAQKRKAPEKVVHPYSRKAAYLAREEIRLGKKARQKNEKASRLNIIGEKLLWFQGQLDPTKTAYTQKDACDIIERYLKRFDCELEQIELVNGIKGRQGRLHAARETVIQQTIERERAQYEGSGIEIPDIINSKNLKTFREWTGDLKKLPNIKMRKVSHKKGLDTKTEVEDKNESAEDDDQEADAALTSDSS; encoded by the exons ATG CCAAAGGCACAGAAAAGAAAGGCTCCGGAGAAGGTCGTCCATCCGTACAGTCGGAAAGCGGCCTACCTCGCCCGAGAGGAGATCCGACTGGGGAAAAAAGCCAG GCAAAAGAATGAGAAAGCTTCACGTCTTAACATCATTG GTGAGAAGCTGTTATGGTTCCAGGGGCAGTTGGATCCAACAAAGACAGCATACACTCAAAAAGATGCATGTGACATCATTGAAAG gtacCTTAAAAGATTTGATTGTGAGCTGGAGCAAATTGAGTTGGTGAATGGAATCAAGGGTCGGCAAGGTCGTCTCCATGCTGCGAGAGAGACTGTCATACAACAGACCATAGAGCGAGAGCGGGCACAGTATGAAGGCAGTGGGATTG AGATCCCAGATATCATCAATTCAAAGAATCTCAAGACGTTCAG AGAATGGACCGGCGATCTGAAGAAGCTTCCCAATATTAAAATGCGAAAGGTGTCACACAAAAAGGGATTGGACACAAAGACAGAAGTTGAAGATAAAAATGAGTCAGCAGAGGACGACGACCAAGAGGCAGACGCGGCACTGACATCAGACTCCAGTTGA